A window of Vibrio ishigakensis contains these coding sequences:
- the glnA gene encoding glutamate--ammonia ligase, whose translation MSVENVLSLIQENEVKFVDLRFTDTKGKEQHVSIPAHQVDADFFEEGKMFDGSSVAGWKGINESDMVMMPDAASAVLDPFTEDATLNIRCDILEPSTMQGYDRDPRSIAHRAEDYMRATGIADTVLIGPEPEFFLFDDVKFNTDMSGSFYKIDDVEASWNSGADFEDGNKGHRPGVKGGYFPVAPVDSSQDIRSAMCLIMEEMGLVVEAHHHEVATAGQNEIATRFNTLTTKADEIQIYKYVVHNVAHAYGKTATFMPKPLVGDNGSGMHVHQSLAKDGVNLFAGDKYGGLSETALYYIGGIIKHARAINAFANASTNSYKRLVPGFEAPVMLAYSARNRSASIRIPVVPSPKARRIELRFGDPTANPYLCFAAMLMAGLDGIKNKIHPGEAMDKDLYDLPAEEAAEIPTVAASLEQALAELDADREFLTAGGVFSDDFIDSYIDLKSQDVEKVNMTTHPLEFELYYSV comes from the coding sequence ATGTCAGTAGAAAATGTACTATCGCTGATCCAAGAAAATGAAGTTAAGTTCGTTGACTTACGTTTTACCGATACTAAAGGTAAAGAGCAGCACGTATCTATCCCAGCACACCAAGTTGACGCAGACTTCTTTGAAGAAGGAAAGATGTTCGATGGTTCTTCTGTTGCAGGTTGGAAAGGTATCAACGAATCTGACATGGTTATGATGCCAGACGCGGCAAGTGCAGTACTTGACCCGTTCACTGAAGACGCAACGCTAAACATCCGTTGTGACATCCTAGAGCCTTCTACAATGCAAGGTTACGACCGTGACCCACGCTCTATCGCACACCGTGCAGAAGACTACATGCGTGCAACTGGTATCGCAGATACAGTTCTAATCGGTCCTGAGCCAGAATTCTTCCTGTTTGACGATGTTAAGTTCAACACTGACATGTCTGGTTCTTTCTACAAGATCGACGACGTTGAAGCTTCTTGGAACTCAGGTGCTGATTTCGAAGACGGCAACAAAGGTCACCGTCCAGGCGTTAAAGGTGGTTACTTCCCAGTAGCTCCAGTTGATTCATCTCAAGACATCCGTTCTGCTATGTGTCTAATCATGGAAGAAATGGGTCTAGTAGTTGAAGCACACCACCACGAAGTAGCAACTGCAGGTCAGAACGAAATCGCTACTCGTTTCAACACGCTAACTACTAAAGCGGATGAAATCCAAATCTATAAGTATGTTGTTCACAACGTAGCTCACGCTTACGGTAAAACAGCTACTTTCATGCCTAAACCACTAGTTGGCGACAACGGTTCTGGTATGCACGTTCACCAATCTCTAGCAAAAGATGGCGTTAACCTATTTGCTGGTGACAAGTACGGCGGTCTATCTGAAACTGCTCTTTACTACATCGGTGGTATCATCAAGCACGCTCGCGCAATCAACGCATTCGCGAACGCATCAACTAACTCGTACAAGCGTCTTGTACCAGGCTTCGAAGCGCCAGTTATGCTTGCTTACTCTGCACGTAACCGTTCTGCTTCTATCCGTATCCCAGTGGTACCAAGCCCGAAAGCACGTCGTATCGAGCTACGCTTCGGTGATCCAACAGCTAACCCATACCTATGCTTCGCAGCAATGCTAATGGCTGGTCTTGACGGTATTAAGAACAAGATCCACCCAGGTGAAGCTATGGATAAGGACCTTTACGACCTACCAGCTGAAGAAGCGGCAGAAATCCCAACTGTTGCAGCTTCTCTAGAGCAAGCTCTTGCTGAACTAGATGCTGACCGTGAGTTCCTAACAGCTGGCGGCGTATTCTCTGATGACTTCATCGATTCTTACATCGACCTTAAGTCTCAAGACGTTGAGAAAGTAAACATGACAACTCACCCACTTGAGTTCGAACTTTACTACTCTGTTTAA
- a CDS encoding bifunctional diguanylate cyclase/phosphodiesterase, translated as MPLVVIILAIGVVVSVLLTSHYERVIHHVSQNQLEATTSNLRSSLNLFLKQPFDASFSLAYTIKGSQLYKQGDVSAIQDYIHTSFDELYSRIDHLDVIAFGGKHGEFVGYRRNDQDNYSLMLKDQRTQDNLVIFMGEETQSGATQVTPDYDPRTRPWYAKFDGPSSWKPKWSPIYVNSDEKQETTLSALQPLVGDNELLGVLVADIKLDTFNKFLVESRRLTHSHFFVFDDKYQLVAHSEPTSISTGGARLHITNSPTPLNQAISEALLEKYEHISNFEQVFEVKSDYQRYFVKLTPYDDEKGLNWFVVTAISESNLLGTLWYSQMSSLVTALLIMVIAILVAVYVFERVTSPIIDTADAARRLAEGDLQTQITTSTRIHETRQLVETFNDMALNLDQSFQELHKQITYDSLTHLYSRVGFIDALEHHACTDGTLYVIGLNNFKRINLTHGHHIGDKVLNRVANRLNRLLDSCEILGRVAADEFALMRCKDATEYDFQLMASRLQQAFITPIPVEQHRIRVDISIGIVRSCPTTNMEQWLRKGSIALSLAQKEKIAVNFYQEQMSTEHQRKDEMRDHIRRGIANNEFVPYYQPIVDLDTDRIVGAEALARWHSSYLGLVSPIEFIPIAEDSGLINEIGRQILFGACRDGMGGIQQGLWEDDFHMHVNVSVTQLKQANFAQVVLDTLEQTQFPARQLTLEITESQILESHPDVTENLKQIYKGGINIAIDDFGTGYSSLAYLHKLPFSTLKIDRSFVSELNESNADNSIVSAIINIIDGFDVTVVAEGVETKEQQGILRHLKCKQAQGYLYSKPIPFDEWRLSKALDKENHLS; from the coding sequence GTGCCTCTGGTAGTTATAATACTGGCTATTGGCGTGGTGGTATCTGTGCTGCTTACCAGTCATTACGAGCGCGTAATCCATCACGTTAGCCAGAATCAACTTGAAGCCACCACTAGTAACCTGCGCTCATCGCTGAACCTTTTCCTAAAGCAGCCCTTCGATGCCAGCTTCTCCCTCGCCTACACCATAAAGGGCAGTCAGCTCTACAAACAAGGCGATGTCAGTGCCATACAAGACTATATCCATACCAGTTTCGATGAGCTCTACTCTAGGATTGATCATCTAGACGTGATTGCCTTTGGGGGCAAGCACGGAGAGTTTGTAGGTTATAGGCGTAACGACCAAGATAACTACTCTTTGATGCTCAAGGACCAAAGAACCCAAGACAATCTAGTTATCTTTATGGGCGAGGAAACCCAATCCGGTGCAACCCAAGTAACCCCTGACTATGACCCGAGAACTCGCCCTTGGTATGCCAAATTCGATGGTCCTAGTTCTTGGAAACCAAAATGGTCCCCTATCTATGTAAATTCAGATGAGAAGCAAGAAACCACACTTTCAGCCTTGCAGCCCTTAGTTGGTGATAATGAACTACTCGGGGTCCTGGTGGCGGATATCAAGTTAGATACCTTTAATAAGTTCTTGGTGGAATCGCGACGCCTTACCCACTCGCACTTCTTTGTATTCGATGACAAATACCAACTAGTGGCCCACTCAGAGCCCACTAGCATCTCAACAGGTGGCGCAAGGCTTCATATCACCAATAGCCCTACCCCGCTGAACCAAGCCATCAGTGAAGCACTATTGGAGAAGTATGAACATATCTCCAACTTCGAACAGGTATTCGAGGTAAAGAGTGACTACCAAAGATACTTCGTTAAGTTAACTCCCTATGACGATGAGAAGGGCTTAAATTGGTTTGTGGTCACCGCCATATCCGAAAGCAATCTACTCGGTACCCTATGGTATTCACAAATGAGTAGCCTAGTCACCGCCTTGCTCATCATGGTGATCGCTATCTTAGTTGCTGTATACGTGTTTGAGCGCGTCACCTCACCGATCATAGACACCGCTGATGCAGCCCGCAGATTGGCAGAAGGCGACCTACAGACGCAGATCACCACCAGCACCCGAATCCATGAAACTCGCCAACTGGTGGAAACCTTTAATGATATGGCGCTAAACCTAGACCAATCCTTCCAAGAACTGCACAAGCAGATCACCTATGACAGCCTCACGCATCTATACAGTCGTGTCGGCTTTATCGATGCATTGGAACACCATGCTTGTACTGATGGCACCCTGTATGTGATTGGTCTAAACAACTTCAAGCGCATTAACCTCACTCACGGCCACCACATCGGAGACAAGGTACTAAACCGAGTGGCGAACCGCTTAAACCGCCTTCTGGATTCGTGTGAGATATTAGGCCGAGTGGCTGCGGACGAGTTTGCTCTTATGCGATGTAAAGATGCCACTGAATATGACTTCCAGCTAATGGCCAGTAGGCTACAACAAGCCTTCATAACCCCGATTCCGGTGGAGCAGCACAGGATAAGGGTGGATATCTCCATAGGCATAGTGCGCTCTTGCCCAACCACCAATATGGAGCAATGGTTACGAAAAGGCAGTATTGCCCTTTCCCTCGCTCAGAAAGAGAAAATTGCGGTTAACTTCTATCAAGAGCAGATGTCTACCGAACATCAACGTAAAGACGAGATGCGTGACCATATCAGGCGTGGTATCGCCAACAATGAGTTTGTTCCCTACTATCAGCCTATCGTAGACCTAGATACCGACCGAATTGTCGGAGCAGAGGCCTTGGCACGTTGGCACTCCTCATATCTGGGTCTAGTCTCTCCCATCGAATTTATCCCTATCGCTGAGGATAGCGGCCTAATCAACGAGATCGGCAGGCAGATTTTGTTCGGCGCCTGTCGAGATGGCATGGGCGGAATACAGCAAGGCCTATGGGAAGATGATTTTCATATGCACGTCAACGTATCGGTAACCCAACTTAAGCAGGCCAATTTTGCTCAAGTGGTGCTAGATACCCTAGAGCAAACCCAGTTCCCTGCGCGTCAACTCACTCTAGAAATCACCGAATCACAGATCCTTGAGTCTCATCCAGATGTGACCGAAAACCTCAAACAGATCTATAAGGGCGGTATCAATATCGCTATCGATGACTTTGGCACGGGATACTCATCGTTGGCGTACCTGCACAAGCTACCATTCAGTACCCTCAAAATAGACAGGTCCTTCGTCTCAGAACTGAATGAGAGCAATGCCGATAACTCTATTGTCTCGGCCATTATCAACATCATAGATGGCTTCGATGTTACCGTAGTTGCGGAAGGAGTTGAGACCAAAGAGCAGCAAGGGATATTGCGTCACCTAAAGTGCAAGCAGGCTCAGGGCTATCTTTACAGCAAACCAATTCCATTTGATGAATGGCGTCTATCTAAAGCCCTAGATAAAGAAAACCACCTCAGTTGA
- the glnL gene encoding nitrogen regulation protein NR(II), with translation MNKPLAETILEQLVTATLLIDESLNIVYLNPAAEQLLGYSKSRCIDQLLPSLIEHSSIDFSLFEQPLISGQSITDSDVTFVVDGKPLLLELTISPVSWSKQLMLLVELKQVDQQRRLNQELNQHAQQQAAKLLVRSLAHEIKNPLGGLRGAAQLLEKMLPSDSLREYTQIIIEQADRLRNLVDRLLGPQRPGTKKPENVHLILEKVRQLVELESHNKIQVVRDYDPSLPDIVMDSEQIEQSLLNIVSNAAQILQGRSDGEIVLTTRTEHQVNIHGKRVKLAARIEVTDNGPGIPAELVDTLFYPMVSGREGGTGLGLSISQNLIDQHQGKIDVNSWPGKTTFTVYLPILDY, from the coding sequence GTGAACAAGCCTCTAGCAGAAACCATATTGGAACAACTCGTCACCGCAACCCTGCTTATTGATGAGTCGCTCAATATCGTCTATCTCAATCCGGCGGCTGAACAACTTCTAGGCTATAGCAAGAGTCGCTGTATCGACCAACTACTGCCTAGCCTGATAGAGCACTCTTCTATCGACTTCTCTTTGTTTGAACAGCCACTGATTTCGGGGCAGAGCATTACCGACAGTGACGTTACCTTTGTGGTTGATGGCAAACCGTTATTGCTAGAACTCACGATAAGCCCTGTCTCTTGGAGCAAGCAGCTAATGCTATTGGTGGAGCTAAAGCAGGTAGACCAACAGCGTCGCCTCAATCAAGAGCTAAACCAGCATGCCCAGCAACAGGCCGCCAAGCTATTGGTGCGAAGCCTAGCTCATGAGATCAAGAATCCGCTCGGCGGGTTGCGCGGAGCGGCGCAACTTCTGGAAAAGATGCTTCCATCTGATTCACTGCGCGAGTATACGCAGATCATCATTGAGCAAGCAGACAGACTAAGAAACCTCGTAGACCGACTACTTGGCCCACAAAGACCCGGCACCAAAAAACCAGAGAACGTCCATCTCATCTTAGAGAAGGTACGCCAACTGGTAGAGTTGGAGTCACACAACAAGATACAAGTGGTTCGAGACTACGACCCAAGCTTGCCAGACATAGTGATGGACAGCGAACAGATAGAACAATCTCTGCTGAATATCGTCAGTAACGCCGCACAGATACTACAAGGTCGATCAGACGGTGAGATCGTCCTAACCACACGAACCGAACATCAGGTGAATATCCACGGTAAGCGAGTGAAATTGGCTGCGCGTATCGAGGTAACAGATAACGGTCCCGGTATCCCAGCCGAGCTTGTGGATACCCTTTTCTACCCTATGGTCAGTGGCCGTGAGGGTGGGACAGGTCTAGGACTCTCTATCTCACAAAACCTGATAGACCAGCATCAAGGCAAGATCGATGTAAACAGCTGGCCGGGCAAAACCACCTTCACCGTCTACTTACCGATTTTAGATTATTAA
- the dtd gene encoding D-aminoacyl-tRNA deacylase, which translates to MIALIQRVSEASVKVDGEIVGEINKGLLVLLGVEKGDDEAKAKRLMERVTTYRVFSDEEDKMNLNVKQVDGSVLVVSQFTLPADTKKGTRAGFSKGATPADAERLYEYFSDRCAEVLPTERGRFAADMKVSLVNDGPVTFWLQV; encoded by the coding sequence GTGATAGCACTGATCCAGAGAGTGAGCGAAGCCAGCGTGAAGGTTGATGGCGAGATCGTAGGCGAAATAAATAAGGGACTTTTGGTCCTTCTTGGTGTCGAAAAGGGAGACGACGAAGCGAAAGCCAAGCGCCTAATGGAACGAGTGACCACCTATAGAGTCTTTTCTGATGAAGAAGATAAGATGAACCTAAACGTGAAACAGGTCGATGGTAGCGTGTTGGTGGTATCTCAGTTTACTCTTCCTGCTGATACCAAGAAAGGCACTCGTGCAGGTTTCTCTAAAGGCGCAACTCCAGCCGATGCTGAGCGTCTATATGAATATTTTTCTGACCGCTGCGCCGAGGTGCTCCCTACCGAACGTGGACGATTTGCGGCAGATATGAAGGTTTCCCTTGTAAACGATGGGCCTGTCACTTTCTGGCTCCAGGTGTAG
- the typA gene encoding translational GTPase TypA, with product MSTQIEKLRNIAIIAHVDHGKTTLVDKLLQQSGTLETRGEVEERVMDSNDIEKERGITILAKNTAINWNDYRINIVDTPGHADFGGEVERIMSMVDCVLLIVDAVDGPMPQTRFVTQKAFAHGLKPIVVINKIDRPGARPDWVMDQVFDLFDNLGATDEQLDFKVVYASALNGWATNEEGEIGESMEPLFETIVEEVSAPQVDQDGDLQMQISQLDYSSYVGVIGVGRVTRGTVKPNQQVTVVGSDGKTRNGKVGTVLGYLGLERHEVDQAAAGDIIAITGLGELKISDTICSQNNVEALPALSVDEPTVTMTFQVNTSPFAGKEGKFVTSRNILERLEKELVHNVALRVEQLDDPDKFRVSGRGELHLSILIENMRREGFELAVSRPEVILKEEDGQLMEPYETVTIDVLEEHQGGIMENIGLRKGELTDMAPDGKGRVRMDFVMPSRGLIGFQTEFMTLTSGSGLLYHTFDHYGPHKGGEIGQRINGVLISNGMGKALTNALFNLQERGRMFIGHGVEVYEGMVVGIHSRDNDLTVNVLKGKQLTNVRASGTDDAQVLTPPIIMTLEQALEFIDDDELVEVTPESIRIRKKFLTESDRKRASRAAK from the coding sequence ATGTCTACACAGATTGAAAAGTTGAGAAACATTGCCATCATCGCGCACGTTGACCACGGTAAAACTACCCTGGTTGATAAGCTGCTGCAGCAGTCCGGTACCCTAGAGACTCGCGGCGAAGTTGAAGAGCGAGTGATGGACTCCAACGATATCGAAAAGGAACGCGGTATCACCATTCTTGCTAAGAACACAGCAATTAACTGGAATGACTATCGTATCAACATCGTAGATACCCCTGGACACGCAGACTTCGGTGGTGAAGTAGAGCGTATTATGTCTATGGTTGACTGCGTACTGCTTATCGTTGATGCGGTTGATGGCCCGATGCCTCAAACTCGCTTTGTAACTCAAAAAGCTTTCGCACACGGCCTTAAGCCTATCGTTGTAATCAACAAGATTGACCGTCCAGGTGCACGCCCTGATTGGGTAATGGACCAAGTATTCGACCTATTCGATAACCTAGGTGCAACTGACGAACAGCTAGACTTTAAGGTTGTTTACGCTTCTGCACTTAACGGTTGGGCGACTAACGAAGAAGGCGAAATCGGTGAGAGCATGGAACCACTGTTCGAAACCATCGTTGAAGAAGTGTCAGCTCCTCAGGTTGACCAAGACGGTGACCTTCAGATGCAGATCTCTCAGCTAGATTACAGCTCTTACGTTGGTGTTATCGGTGTTGGCCGTGTAACTCGCGGTACTGTTAAACCAAATCAGCAGGTAACTGTTGTTGGTTCTGACGGTAAGACCCGTAACGGTAAAGTAGGTACAGTTCTTGGTTACCTTGGCCTAGAGCGTCACGAAGTTGATCAAGCAGCAGCGGGTGACATCATCGCTATCACAGGTCTTGGCGAGCTTAAGATCTCTGACACCATCTGTTCTCAGAACAATGTAGAAGCGCTTCCTGCTCTTTCTGTAGATGAGCCTACAGTAACTATGACCTTCCAAGTAAACACCTCTCCGTTTGCTGGTAAAGAAGGTAAGTTCGTAACTTCACGTAACATCCTTGAGCGTCTAGAAAAGGAACTTGTTCACAACGTAGCACTACGTGTTGAGCAACTAGATGATCCAGATAAATTCCGTGTATCAGGCCGTGGTGAACTTCACCTATCTATCCTGATCGAGAACATGCGTCGTGAAGGCTTTGAGCTTGCAGTATCTCGCCCTGAAGTAATCCTTAAGGAAGAAGATGGCCAGCTAATGGAACCGTACGAAACGGTAACCATCGATGTTCTTGAAGAGCACCAAGGCGGCATCATGGAGAACATTGGTCTGCGTAAGGGTGAGCTAACTGATATGGCACCTGATGGTAAAGGCCGTGTTCGCATGGACTTCGTAATGCCTTCTCGTGGTCTTATCGGTTTCCAAACTGAGTTCATGACTCTGACTTCTGGTTCTGGTCTTCTTTACCACACGTTTGATCACTACGGTCCACACAAAGGTGGCGAAATCGGTCAGCGTATCAACGGTGTTCTGATCTCTAACGGTATGGGTAAGGCGCTAACTAACGCACTATTCAACCTACAAGAGCGTGGTCGTATGTTTATCGGTCACGGTGTTGAGGTTTACGAAGGTATGGTTGTTGGTATCCACAGCCGTGACAATGACCTGACTGTAAACGTGCTTAAGGGTAAGCAGCTAACCAACGTTCGTGCATCTGGTACGGATGACGCACAGGTTCTTACTCCGCCAATCATCATGACTCTTGAGCAAGCACTTGAGTTCATCGACGATGACGAACTAGTAGAAGTAACGCCAGAGAGCATCCGTATCCGTAAGAAGTTCCTAACGGAAAGCGATCGTAAACGTGCCTCTCGCGCAGCTAAATAA
- a CDS encoding bifunctional GNAT family N-acetyltransferase/hotdog fold thioesterase, whose translation MFKLITPRTENQLEKYFHFRWQMLREPWQRPRGSERDEYDELSHHRMIVDSRGRPIAIGRLYITADDDGQIRFMAVKKNRRSKGVGSLILVALESLARQEGVKRLVCNARQDAIEFYRNNGFESQGELSDERGPIRHQQMVKAIDPMANVLRRPDWCNELQTRWEEQIPISDKMGIKINQYTGYKFECVAQLNPNLNPHNTMFAGSAFTLATLTGWGMTWLLMKERNLHADIVLADSNIRYRHPVKESPTATTSLDGISGDLDRLEGGRRARIIIKVHIYSGDLEAVEFTGTYVLLPHSKANENLSV comes from the coding sequence ATGTTTAAACTAATTACTCCAAGAACCGAGAATCAGTTAGAAAAGTATTTTCACTTTCGCTGGCAGATGTTGCGTGAACCTTGGCAAAGGCCGCGTGGTTCGGAGCGAGATGAATATGATGAGCTTAGCCATCATAGGATGATAGTCGATAGCCGAGGTCGTCCTATCGCCATCGGCCGTCTGTATATTACCGCCGATGATGATGGACAGATCCGCTTTATGGCGGTGAAAAAGAACCGACGTAGTAAGGGTGTCGGTTCGCTGATACTGGTAGCCTTGGAGTCTCTAGCAAGGCAAGAAGGCGTGAAGCGTCTGGTGTGTAACGCCCGTCAGGATGCTATCGAGTTCTATCGTAACAACGGTTTTGAAAGCCAAGGAGAGCTTAGCGACGAGCGTGGGCCTATCCGCCATCAGCAGATGGTAAAGGCTATCGACCCTATGGCGAATGTATTGCGCCGTCCAGATTGGTGCAACGAGCTACAGACCCGTTGGGAAGAGCAGATCCCTATCAGTGACAAGATGGGTATCAAGATAAACCAGTACACCGGCTATAAGTTTGAATGTGTTGCTCAGCTAAACCCTAACCTCAACCCGCACAATACCATGTTTGCAGGTTCGGCCTTTACTCTCGCTACCCTGACTGGCTGGGGCATGACCTGGCTTTTGATGAAAGAGCGCAATCTGCATGCCGATATCGTGCTTGCTGACAGCAATATTCGTTATCGACACCCAGTTAAAGAGAGTCCCACCGCGACTACCTCACTAGATGGTATCAGTGGTGATTTGGATAGGCTGGAGGGTGGTCGACGTGCACGCATTATAATCAAGGTACACATCTACAGTGGCGATCTAGAAGCGGTAGAGTTTACCGGTACCTATGTGCTTCTGCCTCACAGTAAGGCGAACGAGAACCTTAGTGTCTAA
- the glnG gene encoding nitrogen regulation protein NR(I): protein MSKGYIWVVDDDSSIRWVLDKTLSNADIKCETFADAESVLQALERETPDVIISDIRMPGMDGLDLLKQIQESEPELPVIIMTAHSDLDAAVKAYQEGAFEYLPKPFDIDEALALAERAITHSQEQKQSQTALNASKTASPEIIGEAPAMQEVFRAIGRLSRSSISVLINGESGTGKELVAHALHKHSPRNKNPFIALNMAAIPKDLIESELFGHEKGAFTGANSVRHGRFEQANGGTLFLDEIGDMPLDIQTRLLRVLADGQFYRVGGHQAINVDVRIIAATHQDLESLVHAGDFREDLFHRLNVIRVHIPSLRERKQDIEKLALHFLNLAAEELGVEVKTLSQDAIDILTRLSWPGNVRQLENTCRWLTVMASGSEILPSDLPQELVEEKSLANTSENANWQAQLEKWARTALASGETELLSYALPEFERIMLKVALNHTNGHKQEAAKVLGWGRNTLTRKLKELSLAD, encoded by the coding sequence ATGAGTAAAGGATACATTTGGGTGGTCGACGACGACAGTTCCATCCGTTGGGTATTGGATAAAACCCTAAGCAACGCAGACATCAAGTGCGAAACCTTTGCCGATGCAGAGAGCGTACTGCAAGCGCTAGAGCGCGAAACCCCAGATGTTATCATCTCGGATATCCGCATGCCTGGCATGGATGGCTTGGACCTCCTCAAACAGATCCAAGAATCAGAGCCTGAGCTACCGGTTATCATCATGACTGCTCACTCAGATCTGGATGCCGCGGTTAAGGCTTATCAAGAGGGTGCATTCGAATACCTGCCGAAACCGTTTGATATCGACGAGGCTCTGGCCCTTGCTGAGCGCGCAATCACTCATAGCCAAGAGCAAAAGCAGAGCCAAACGGCGCTGAATGCTAGCAAGACAGCCAGCCCAGAGATCATAGGTGAGGCACCTGCAATGCAGGAGGTATTCCGCGCTATCGGTCGCTTGTCTCGCTCGTCTATCTCTGTACTTATCAATGGGGAGTCGGGGACGGGTAAAGAGCTGGTCGCGCATGCGTTGCACAAACACAGCCCACGCAACAAAAATCCGTTTATCGCGCTGAATATGGCTGCAATCCCTAAAGACCTTATCGAGTCCGAGCTATTTGGTCACGAGAAGGGAGCCTTCACCGGCGCTAACAGTGTGCGCCATGGTCGCTTCGAGCAAGCCAACGGCGGCACCCTGTTCTTGGATGAGATCGGTGATATGCCACTGGATATCCAGACCCGACTGCTTCGTGTATTGGCCGATGGCCAGTTCTATCGCGTCGGTGGTCATCAGGCCATCAATGTGGATGTGCGCATCATAGCCGCGACCCACCAAGACCTAGAATCCTTGGTGCACGCGGGTGATTTCCGTGAGGATTTATTCCACCGCCTAAACGTGATTCGTGTGCATATCCCATCTCTGCGCGAGCGTAAGCAAGACATAGAAAAATTGGCCCTGCACTTCTTGAATCTGGCGGCAGAAGAGCTTGGAGTTGAGGTAAAAACCCTGTCTCAAGATGCCATCGATATCCTCACACGCCTTAGTTGGCCGGGTAACGTGCGTCAGCTAGAGAACACCTGTCGCTGGCTTACCGTTATGGCCAGTGGTAGCGAGATCTTACCTTCAGACTTACCGCAGGAACTGGTTGAAGAGAAGTCTCTAGCCAACACCTCAGAGAACGCCAATTGGCAGGCACAGCTTGAGAAATGGGCGCGCACCGCACTGGCCTCAGGTGAAACGGAACTGCTCTCTTACGCACTCCCTGAATTTGAGCGCATCATGCTTAAGGTTGCCCTGAACCATACCAATGGTCACAAGCAGGAAGCGGCTAAAGTTTTAGGCTGGGGACGCAACACATTAACGCGCAAGCTCAAGGAATTGAGTCTCGCCGATTGA